TTGTGTTCGGTGCCACTCCGTTTGAAGACAGCGCTTGGCAATGTCTAAAAGTAGGTGCAGGTGCCGTGCCAATCGAAACCGAAGAAGGCTGGCTGGTGATTTATCATGGTGTTATCCGCACTTGCAACGGCTATCGCTATGCAATGGGTTCTGCTCTGCTGGATTTGGACGATCCGAGCAAAGTGCTTTATCGCACACAAGATTATATTTTAGGCCCTGCGGCACCTTATGAATTGGTAGGAGATGTACCAAATGTCGTGTTCCCTTGTGCAGCGTTGCACGATTTTGAAAAAGATAGAATCGCAATTTATTATGGCGCGGCAGATACCCATGTGGGATTGGCGTTTGCGCATATTTCAGAATTGATTCAATTTACCAAAGAACATTCGTTATAATTTAAGTTTAACCGAGAATCAAAAAAGGGTGAAAAATACCTTTTTTGGTTCTTTTTTTATTTTCTAAACTTGACAAAAATGAGAACAATACATTTATTTTGTCTTGGTTTTTTGGGCTTAATCTTGTCGTGCACCACGGCACAGAAAAATACCGAAACCCAAAAATCAGATTTTAGCACAATTCACAAAGACCAAATCATTCCCGTGCCACAAAAAGTGGAGTACATCAAGGGTGCGTTTGTATTTTCGCCTGAAACCAAAATTTATATTTCAAACGAAAATCAGCGTTATGTGGCAGAATTGATTCAGGCTAAATTTCAGCCTGCAATGGGCTATGATTTAAAAATCGTTACCCAAAAACCAAAAACGAATTTTATAGGTTTTGAAGAAGATGCCAATTTAAAACCAGAAAATTATACTTTAAAAGTAAATCCAAATTTTATAGAATTAAAGGCCAGCGACCGCGGCGGATTTGTGCACGCCTACGAATCGTTACGCCAATTGCTGCCGCCTGCGATAGAATCTGAAAATTTAATCAAAAAGCAATGGGCGGTGCAGGCGCAAAATATTACCGATTTCCCTGAATTTAAATGGCGTGGCGTGATGCTCGATGTGTCAAGACATTTTTTCTCTAAAGATTATATTTTAAGCACTATCGATCGTTTAGCTTTGTTGAAAATGAATACGCTTCATTTGCACTTAATAGATGACCAAGGTTGGCGAATCGAGATTAAAAAATACCCAAAACTCACTCAAGTAGGGGCTTGGCGCGTAGACCATGAAGACAAGCACTGGGATGCGCGCCCACAACAAAAACCTGGGGAAAAAGCCACTTATGGCGGATTCTATACCCAAGAAGAGTTGAAAGAAATCGTAGCCTATGCCACCGAGCATGGCATTAATGTAGTGCCTGAAATTGAAATGCCTGCGCATGTTACGAGTGCGATTGCAGCCTATCCAGAATATTCTTGCCAAGGAAAACCCGTTACAGTGCCAACTGGCGGTCTGTGGCCAATTACCGATATTTATTGCGCGGGACAAGAAAAAACCTTTAAATTCTTGGAAGATGTTTTGGACGAGGTGATGGAGATTTTCCCTTCAGAATACATTCACATTGGTGGCGATGAAGCTACCAAAACCAACTGGAAAACTTGTCCACACTGCCAAGAGCGAATGAAAAAAGAAGGCTTAAAAGATGAAAAAGAATTGCAAAGTTATTTCATCAAACGAATTGAAAAATATTTGAACCAGCATGGCAGAAAATTAGTCGGTTGGGATGAAATCTTGGAAGGCGGTATCGCTCCCGAAGCTACAGTGATGAGCTGGCGTGGCTTTGATGGCGGAATCGAAGCGGCCAATCAAGGACATGATGTTGTGATGACGCCAGGAGACTATGCCTATTTTGATGCCTATCAAGGAACGCCACAAAACGAGCCTTTGGCCATTGGTGGATACAAAACGCTTAGCAAAGTTTATGAGTTTAATCCAATTCCGCCACAGATTGCACCCGATAAAAAACATCATATCTTAGGAGCGCAAGCCAATTTATGGGCGGAGTTTGTGCCAAATGAAAAGCATTCGGAATACATGTTGTATCCGCGTCTTTTTGCCATGTCGGAAGTGTTGTGGTCTTCGCCAAAACAGCGAGACATCAAGGATTTCTTTTCTCGTGTGTATGTGATGATGGATCGTTTCGATCGATTGGGCATCAATTATGCAAAAAGTATTTACGAAGTTACGGGCAAAGAAAAAATTGATGAAAAAGATCCGCGTACGATTTGGCTGACTTTATCCAATGAAATCCCGACAGCGATGGACATTCGTTATACCATTGATGATGAAAATTTAGCCAAAAATGCTAAAAAATATAATTCCCCAATTAAGATTACGAAAGACTGTACCGTGCGTGCTTCTCTTTTCAAAGATGGAAAGCCGGTTAATAATTTGTACGAAAAAACATTTAAATTCCATAAAGGAGTAGGGGCTACGGTAAGTTACGAGCCGATGTATCACAAAAGCTACCAAGGCCAGCACGAGACCAATATGGTGAATTTACTCCGTGGAACAGTGGATTTCCATGACGGGCAATGGCAAGCATGGTTGAGAGATGATGCGACGATTACCCTTGATTTGCACAAGCCAATCGACATCAGCGAAGTGGTAGTGGGAACAATGCAAAAACAAAGTTCTGGTATCTATTATCCGCTCGAAGTGGTGGCGTATATTTCCTCCGATGGCAAGAATTTCAAAAAAGTGGGAGATATTAAATTGCCTTATAAAGAAGATGGTTTTGCCGATTTAAAGGACTTTACTTTTAAATTTAAACAACAAAAAGCGCAATTTATAAAAATCTTCCTCAAAAACATTGCACATCCACCTAAGGGGGGCGACGCATGGATTTTTGTAGATGAAATTATGGTGAATTAAGGTTTTTAATATATTTAAAAAAAAAGTCCCCTTTAAATTTTTAAAGGGGACTTTTTTTTAAAAAATATTTTTGTAAATGTCGAAAAATATTTTCATTTTTGCGCACTAATTTTTTAAAGTTAATTTAAGCAACTTTAAATGGATATTTATTTATAATAATTGTTTAATATTGGTTATTTGTTTTTTTATGAAAAAGAAATGGTTTAAAATATCAATTAAATTGATATTGTGGATTCAGATAGTTAGGGCTCAGGAAGCTCCGTCTGGTAGGGTAGGAATCAATGTAGAACAGCCTTCAGCTACTTTAGAAGTGAAGGCGTCGCAGAACCTGTATGCCAATGAGGGAATTATTGCGCCTAAATTAGGAAAGCAGCGTGTGGCTGATATTAGAGAGCCCGTGGAGGGGACTTTGCTGTATGTGGAAGATTTGCAGTACAACGGCGCGAGCGTTAAAGTAAACACTATTGATGAGCGTGGTTACTATTATTACGATGGTACTATGTGGCAAAAGTTAGCGAACTCATCGAGTAGTAAATGGTGGAATTTAAAGGATTCAAAAGAGCCCGAGTGGGAAGAAGTGAACAGTGATTCATCGTTTTATTTTACGAATGGTTTCGTGAAAGGAGAGGGAAGGAGCATTTTAATTTATGGCGATATTTATAACCTAGAAAATGGTTCGCCCATTTTGTGTGAAAGCTCTCAGGGTAGAGGTATGCCTTTTTTGAAAGTAAAGGCCAGATTTGTGAAAATTAATACCCCCAAGTATGATATTAAAAAATATGCACAAGGCGAAAAAGAGTTTTTGCTGCGTAAGGAGCAATTAGAAAATGTTCAAGCAAATTACGAAATTTATGAAAATAATTCAAAAGTGATAGTCGGTTGTCCTAAAGACCAGGATTTGATGGTGAGGCTAGGAACACTCTATGCAATCAAGTATTAATTGAAAAAAAAGACTTGGAAAAATTTATCTCCAAGTCTTTTAAATTTTCACAAAGTATCTTTTAGCCATTTAAAGAAAGTTCGTTGCCAGAACAATCCGTTTTGTGGCTGTGTTACCCAGTGGTTTTCATCTGGGAAGAACAATAATTCAGATTTAATGTTCATCAATCGAGCAGCCGTATAAGCTTGCAAGCCTTGGCTAATCGGCACGCGGTAATCTTTATCATTGTGAATGATTAAAATCGGAGTGTCCCAATCTTTTACATGGTCTATGGGGTTGAAGGCAGTATAAGATTTGTGCCCTTCCCAGTACGGACCACCTACATCATGATTCATAAAGAAAAGTTCTTCGGTTTCGCCATACATACTGCGCAAATCAAACACGCCACAATGTGCAATAAATGATTTAAAACGCTTTTTGTGAATGCCCGCCAAATAGTAAATAGAATATCCACCATAGCTTGCGCCCACAGCACCCAATCGGTCATTGTCTACATAAGGCTCTTGGGCAAGCGCATCAATCGCCGAAAGATAGTCGCGCATCGCTTGTCCGCCCCAGTCGCCACTGATATCTTCGTTCCATTTTACTCCAAAACCTGGGAGCCCTCGGCGGTTTGGAGCCACAACGATGTAGCCTTCTGCAGCCATAAGAGCAAAATTCCAACGGAAACTATAAAATTGATTTACAGGAGACTGAGGTCCGCCTTGGCAATAAAGTAAGGTTGGGTACTTTTTGGTTTTATCAAAATTTGGTGGAAAAATCACATTTACAAGCATTTGCTTGTTGTCCGTGGTCTTGATCCATCTTTGTTCTACTTTAGGAGGTGTAACTTGGCTATAAAAAGCATCATTCACCTGTGTGAGTGGACTTAATTTTTTTGATTTTAAATCAAAGCTAAAGACTTCTGCGGCATGATTGATGTCGGTTTTTTCTACAATCAATTGGTTGCCCACTTCGCCCACAATGTGCGTGATGTTGTGCATTCCCTTTGAAAGTTGAGTCACTTTTGGCTTTTTATACAAATCCCTGATCTCAAAAACTTGCTCTTCGCCTGGCGTAGGTGCTACAAAGTAGATTTTATCGCCTTTTTTGTTCCAAATAAAGCTATTTACTGTGCCGTCCCAATCTTTAGTCAAGTTGATTTTTTTGCCTTTCGCCAAAATAAAAATATCGTTTTTGTCAGCTTCGTAGCCATCAGTTGCCATGCTTGTCCACGCCATCACGCCTTGTTCGTTGAAAGCAGGTTGCGTGTCATAGCCCATCATACCTTTAGTTAAATTTTCGGTTTCTTGGCTTTTCAAATCATAGGCATATACATCGGTGTTGGTAGAAGTCATGTAAGCCTTTCCATATAATTTTTTGGACACATATACGGCTTTGCTTCCGTCTGTGTTCCAAGTAAATTCTACGATATTATAAGGCTCATCTTTGAGCAATTCTATTTCTTCGCCTGTTTTTAAATTTCGGATAAATAAATGTGTGAAATGCCCATTGTTCCAAGTGTCCCAGTGGCGATGTTGCAGGTCGCTGTACAAATATCCTGTGGATTTGCTTAAATCTGGATAAATGTCTTTGGCTTCAATTTTTTCGACCAAAACTTCTTTGGTGAAAAGTTCAAATTCGCCATTTGGCGAGATTTTTTTGTCAAAACTTTTCGCAAATTCTTTCGAAACCTTGTGCGATGTTTTATCCTTTAAATTAAGGCTAAAATATTCCGTTGGGATTTTGTTTTCTGCCATGTTTGGCGTACTCACTTGATAAATAAGGTTTTGATTGTCAGGTGTGAGGCTAATGCTTTTTACACGCCCGAGTTGCCAGAGTGTTTCTGGCGTAAGTTGTTGTTTTTGAGCCATGGTTAAAGAAAATAGGCTAAATAATGCAGTTACAAATATTCGTTTCATTAAAAAAATAGCTAAAAATTAAATTTTTTCGAATCTAAAGTTTTCTCCAAGGTATACGCGGCGCACATCTGGATCATCGGCAAGCTCTTCGGGAGAGCCTTCTTTTAGGATACGCCCTTCAAACATGATGTAAGTCTTGTCGGTAATGGCGAGCGTTTGTTGCACATTGTGGTCGGTGATAAGGATTCCGATATCTTTCTTTACGAGCGAGCGAACGATTTTCTGAATGTCTTCTACCGCAATGGGGTCTACTCCCGCAAACGGCTCATCGAGTAAAATAAATTTTGGATTTACGGCCAAGGCACGCGCAATTTCGCAACGACGACGCTCCCCACCAGAAAGCAAATCTCCGCGGTTTTTGCGCACATGCTCGAGCCCAAACTCTTCGATGAGTTCGTTACATTTTTGTTTGCGCTCCTTGCTGGATAGGCCTTTTACCATTTGCAAAACCCCCATGATGTTTTCTTCCACCGTAAGTTTTCTAAAGACAGAAGCCTCCTGCGCCAAGTAGCCAATTCCCTTTTGCGCACGGCGGTACATAGCGTTTTTGGTAATGTTGTCTTGGTCTAGAAAAACCTTGCCTTCGGTAGGTTTTATCAGCCCTACAATCATGTAGAAAGTCGTGGTTTTTCCCGCACCATTGGGACCAAGAAGCCCGATGATTTCGCCTTGTTTTACTTCAAGAGAAACATCTTTTACCACATTTTTCTTTCCGTAACTTTTGATTAAATGTTCGCCTCGTAAAATCATTTTTTGTCCAATAAATTATGCACAAAGATAACTAAATTTAAAATATACCCACTTTTGGCACATTCAACCCCTAAATGCAACATTATCCACAAAATTAAAAAAAACATCACGAGGCTTGCAAAACTTTAACACTTTAAACGGTCTATCGTTTATCTCTTTTTGCACCGATTTCAGCTTGTTAGCGTTACTTTTTGTAATTGCCGAACCTTTTTTTACATACTGTCTAACAAGTTTGTTCATATGCTCAATTTGTCCCTTTTCCCAACTAGAATAAGGGTGCGTAAAAAAAACACGCGCCCCCAATCTCTTCCCCACCCGTTCGTGCTGTGCAAACTCCAAACCATTATCCACCGTAATAGACTTAACCACCCCCTTGTACGGAACCAAAACATCTATCATCGCATTTGCCACAACATCAGCACTTTTATTAGGTATATATCTAATAAATAAAAACCTTGATACTCTTTCCGTAAGTGTCAGCAAATAACCCTTATGATTTTTGCCCTGTACTAAATCACCCTCCCAATGTCCGAACTCCTTACGCTCATTCACAACCTGCGGGCGTTCATCTATACTAGTTCTATTTTTTATCTTCCCAACAATTTTAGAAACCTGTGCCTTTCTCTTTTTCAAAGCGTGCCTGCAATATTTGTACAGATTACCTCCTTTCAATTTATCAGCCCTTATATATTGGTAAATCCTTTCCACCGAAACCATAGCAAGCCCCAGCCTTTTACAATAACCCACTATCTGGAGCGGTGAATATCTTTTATACAAAAATTGTCTTACTCTTTTCTCAATGTCTTTTGTAAAGCGTCTATAACGCAAAAAACGCTCCTTCTTTTCAGAATAGAGCGTCTGTGCAGTCTTTGCTTTATACTTTCCTTTCTTCGTTCGGTTCCTCCTCACTTCACGGCTTATCGTAGATTTTGACCTTTTTAATTCTCTAGCTATTTTCGAAATAGACCAACCAGCTTTTAAATAAGCCTCTATCATTGCTCTATCATGCAAATCCAAATGTTTAAATGTCCGTGCCATTATTCACCTTGTATTAAATGATTTAACTTCATTTGATACCCAAAAACATCACCTTTTGTACAAATATCATCATAAAAAGGTTCAATAAAAAAACTAAAATAAGCGTCTAAATGCTTTCTATCTTTAAACAAATCCTCGTCTAATGCATGTACTATATTTAAAAGGTCGTCACATTCTTTAACATTCACACTAAACATTTTATTTATATACTTAATCTGTTTTTCAGTGTAGTACTTTCTAATTTCTTTTTTTGCCTCCTTGCTTTGTGCATATCCAGCGGTTACAGCCAAACATAGTCCAAATGATAGTAAGATTTTTTTCATGATAATAATTTTAAGTGATTTTTAAATATGTTAATACCATTATCAAAACAAATGCCAAATAGTGCAAAGCAAAAAGATAAAAAAGAAAAAAAAAGGGCAATGCGCACAACGCATCACCCCATTAGTAAAAATATGCTATGAAAAAAATAAACAAATTAATTCAAAAATCTCGGCACAAAACTCCCCTTATAAAACCTCCCCAAGTACTGCGCATTCCTTCGGTCATACACATTAAAATACTTCCAATCAGCAAACTTAGAACCATCCAGCCACTTGCTGAACCTGTATAAATCATGCACATACTGCATTTTGAACACTCCAAAAGCTCCGAAAACTATACACGAATAATCATTTTTATGGCTCATCACTCAACGCCTTTGATTTCTTCATCGCCGTCGTACAACATAAATGGTCCAGTACCTGCATAATGATACTCTTGCCCTGGCTCTAATTGGCATACTACATGGCTATACGCGTCCGATACATCAAGATAGACCCCAACAAATTTCGCAGAATAGTTTGCGAAACGATACCGATCACGAGTTTTAGTCACTGCAAATCCATCATAATATGTACCCACTAGGTAATATTTTAAAGAAGAATTTTCTTCATCTGTAGATGTTGGTAAATCTTTCACCGCCTCGCCATCTACAGGTATTAACCGCCTGTAAATCAAAAAATCAGACTTATCAACCAGATATTTTTTAAAACCATTAGCCGTATACAACTGATTTCCCACTTGATAATAACAATTCCTAAACAAATCAACAGAAGAAGCTTTCTCGCAAACATATTCCCCGCGAAATCTTCTATTATCAATAACTATAGTACAATAATCACTCATCTCTATTATCTTTAAACTCTCTAATCTTTTTCTTTGCAAAACTATACGCAAAATCAAGCACAATAGCTAATAAACTTGCTAGAAGCGGTTTTAGCTCATCAAACGAAACCGCCCCAGTAAAACCCAAAATACCATAAATCTTACTCCTATCTACAAAATTTGTCATTCTATAATCCCGTTTTGATTTATACTATATGTTCCATCATAAGTGCTAAAATCACCATCCACATCAACATAGTGATTGTTCTGCAATATATGCACATTCACCCCAGCGTCAACTCTTGCCACTTTTCCATTTTTGTTAACTACTCGCTTGTGCGGACCATTGATATAAACAAAAACATTTTCTTTCTGCGCTAACAATGACATACCACCATCACAATGATTTTCGTATGCTCTCGGTTCAAAAGATAAAGGATTACATGGCTCATTTGTTGGCGCTGGCTCCTTAGCTTTTTGTTTTTCAGTCACTTGTTTAGCCATTTCTTCCTGTGCTCGGCGTCTCTTTTCTTCCTCACACTCCACACATGGCTCTGCCGGAGAAACATCTAGTGCCTGCTCTCTCTGTACTTGCTTCACAACATCAGACTTTACAGGTATCTTGCCCTTTCTTCGCTCCGCATTCATCATATCTTCCACCTTGTGAGCAAATGCCTTTTCATTTCTTACAGCAGAACCGCCTTTGGCAAATACGCTATCAAATTTGGGCTTGTCTACTTTTGGCAAACTCACAGGTTCCTTGAATTTATTTGTAT
This Ornithobacterium rhinotracheale DNA region includes the following protein-coding sequences:
- a CDS encoding glycoside hydrolase family 20 protein, which encodes MRTIHLFCLGFLGLILSCTTAQKNTETQKSDFSTIHKDQIIPVPQKVEYIKGAFVFSPETKIYISNENQRYVAELIQAKFQPAMGYDLKIVTQKPKTNFIGFEEDANLKPENYTLKVNPNFIELKASDRGGFVHAYESLRQLLPPAIESENLIKKQWAVQAQNITDFPEFKWRGVMLDVSRHFFSKDYILSTIDRLALLKMNTLHLHLIDDQGWRIEIKKYPKLTQVGAWRVDHEDKHWDARPQQKPGEKATYGGFYTQEELKEIVAYATEHGINVVPEIEMPAHVTSAIAAYPEYSCQGKPVTVPTGGLWPITDIYCAGQEKTFKFLEDVLDEVMEIFPSEYIHIGGDEATKTNWKTCPHCQERMKKEGLKDEKELQSYFIKRIEKYLNQHGRKLVGWDEILEGGIAPEATVMSWRGFDGGIEAANQGHDVVMTPGDYAYFDAYQGTPQNEPLAIGGYKTLSKVYEFNPIPPQIAPDKKHHILGAQANLWAEFVPNEKHSEYMLYPRLFAMSEVLWSSPKQRDIKDFFSRVYVMMDRFDRLGINYAKSIYEVTGKEKIDEKDPRTIWLTLSNEIPTAMDIRYTIDDENLAKNAKKYNSPIKITKDCTVRASLFKDGKPVNNLYEKTFKFHKGVGATVSYEPMYHKSYQGQHETNMVNLLRGTVDFHDGQWQAWLRDDATITLDLHKPIDISEVVVGTMQKQSSGIYYPLEVVAYISSDGKNFKKVGDIKLPYKEDGFADLKDFTFKFKQQKAQFIKIFLKNIAHPPKGGDAWIFVDEIMVN
- a CDS encoding S9 family peptidase; the encoded protein is MKRIFVTALFSLFSLTMAQKQQLTPETLWQLGRVKSISLTPDNQNLIYQVSTPNMAENKIPTEYFSLNLKDKTSHKVSKEFAKSFDKKISPNGEFELFTKEVLVEKIEAKDIYPDLSKSTGYLYSDLQHRHWDTWNNGHFTHLFIRNLKTGEEIELLKDEPYNIVEFTWNTDGSKAVYVSKKLYGKAYMTSTNTDVYAYDLKSQETENLTKGMMGYDTQPAFNEQGVMAWTSMATDGYEADKNDIFILAKGKKINLTKDWDGTVNSFIWNKKGDKIYFVAPTPGEEQVFEIRDLYKKPKVTQLSKGMHNITHIVGEVGNQLIVEKTDINHAAEVFSFDLKSKKLSPLTQVNDAFYSQVTPPKVEQRWIKTTDNKQMLVNVIFPPNFDKTKKYPTLLYCQGGPQSPVNQFYSFRWNFALMAAEGYIVVAPNRRGLPGFGVKWNEDISGDWGGQAMRDYLSAIDALAQEPYVDNDRLGAVGASYGGYSIYYLAGIHKKRFKSFIAHCGVFDLRSMYGETEELFFMNHDVGGPYWEGHKSYTAFNPIDHVKDWDTPILIIHNDKDYRVPISQGLQAYTAARLMNIKSELLFFPDENHWVTQPQNGLFWQRTFFKWLKDTL
- the lptB gene encoding LPS export ABC transporter ATP-binding protein — encoded protein: MILRGEHLIKSYGKKNVVKDVSLEVKQGEIIGLLGPNGAGKTTTFYMIVGLIKPTEGKVFLDQDNITKNAMYRRAQKGIGYLAQEASVFRKLTVEENIMGVLQMVKGLSSKERKQKCNELIEEFGLEHVRKNRGDLLSGGERRRCEIARALAVNPKFILLDEPFAGVDPIAVEDIQKIVRSLVKKDIGILITDHNVQQTLAITDKTYIMFEGRILKEGSPEELADDPDVRRVYLGENFRFEKI
- a CDS encoding IS30 family transposase translates to MARTFKHLDLHDRAMIEAYLKAGWSISKIARELKRSKSTISREVRRNRTKKGKYKAKTAQTLYSEKKERFLRYRRFTKDIEKRVRQFLYKRYSPLQIVGYCKRLGLAMVSVERIYQYIRADKLKGGNLYKYCRHALKKRKAQVSKIVGKIKNRTSIDERPQVVNERKEFGHWEGDLVQGKNHKGYLLTLTERVSRFLFIRYIPNKSADVVANAMIDVLVPYKGVVKSITVDNGLEFAQHERVGKRLGARVFFTHPYSSWEKGQIEHMNKLVRQYVKKGSAITKSNANKLKSVQKEINDRPFKVLKFCKPRDVFFNFVDNVAFRG